The genome window TCAAGTCTAATAGTAATCGCTTTTAGCAGTTCTTGCGGCGTACACGGCTTAGTAATGTAATCATCAGCTCCCAGTTCCATGCCCGTGCGAACGTCAACTTTATCGGCTTTGGCTGTGAGGAAAATAAACGGAATTGTGGCAGTCAAGGGTTCGGATCGCAAAGCTTTGATGACGCCGTGACCGTCTACTTCCGGCATCATCATGTCGCACAAAATTAAATCCGGGATTTGTTCGATCGCCAATTTGATGCCGACTTTCCCGTTAATCGCTCCTATTCCTTCAAAATTCTCGGCTTCCAGCAAATCTAAAATATTTTCTCTAATCGATTCTTCATCTTCTATTACCAAAATTTTAGCCACGGTGATAGCTCCTTTTTGTTAGTAGTTTGTTGGACAAATTCTGAGTTCAGATACTTGATAGTTTTGTTTTTTAGGCGCTTAATCAATCGTTAAATTGCGGATATATATAGTTGATAATTCAGTTGTTATTGACTGGAGCGCAAATTAAAGGCAAGGTAATAGTGAAAGTTGTGCCTTTTCCTTCTTGACTGTCGATCGCGAGTTGACCGTCGTGAAGTTCCACAGCCCTCTTCACAATTGCTAAACCGAGACCTGTTCCCGAAATAGTGCCGACATTTTGAGCTCGGTAAAAAGTTTCTAAGATCCGCTCTCGATCGGCTTGGGGAATGCCGATGCCCTGGTCTTGAACTTGGAAAACAGCTTCTTTGTTTTGACAGTTGAGGTGCAACGAAACTGTACTGCCGACGGGAGAATATTTGATGGCATTTGAGAGGACATTTCCCAAAATTTGCTGCAGCAGTTTTTCATCCATTTGAGCCTCGCAGTTGCCGCCTTCATATTGAAAGGCGATCGGGTGTTGGTTGCTGTCGTTGAGCTGCTGCTCTTCTACCACTTGACGGCAAAATTTTTCGAGGTTTAAGGAAACCGGTTGAAACTGCAAGGTATTGGCTTCTATTTTGCCAATTACGAGGATATCTTCTAATAACTCTGTCATGCGTTTAATTGCTAATTGAATCCGCACAAAATGAGTAGATTTTTTATCTTGAGACCACTGAGAACTGTAATCTTGCAGCAATCCAGCGGAAAATTGGATGGTTGTCAAAGGTGTGCGGAACTCGTGGGAAACCATTGTGACAAATTTAGCTCGCAGTTCTGAAAGTTCCTTTTCTCGTGCGAGGGCTTTGAGAATTTCCGCTTCTGCTCGTTTGCGATCGCTAATGTCACGGGCTTCCGCAATCAGCAGCAAAACTTGTCCTGTTTCATTTTTAACAGGTTTCAGTGAGAAATCAACAGTCATAATTTGGCCGCTTTTGCCTAACAAGTCGATTTCGCTGCGGAAAAACTCGCCGCGACTTGCTTTGCCGATCGCGCATTGCAATTGTTCGGAAACCTGTGGCGACTGGGCCCAAATCGCCATTTCCCAAATCGGGCGGCCTACAATACCCTCCGATCGCAATCCGGCAAAATCGAGGGCTGTCTCGTTCACTTCCAGCACGATTCCTTCGGGAGTCAGCAGCTTGGTTAGCTGAAACGAAGAGTCAAAAATCGCCCGAAAGCGCCGCTCGCTTTCCCTGAGCATTTGAAATGTTTGAGATCGTTCGATCGCGTAGCGGATCGTCCGCACTAATAATTGAGTAGTAATGTGACCTTTAACAATATAGTCTTGAGCTCCCAAGCGAACTGATTCAAGGGCTATCGCCTCATCGTCCAAGCCTGTCATTACCACCATTGGCACATCAGGAGCAACTTCTCGCAGGCGAGTTAGGGTTTCCAAACCGCGGCTGTCCGGCAAAGAAAGGTCGAGCAAAACTACATCAAAGGGTTGTTTGCACAGTTGTGCGATCGCCTCGTGCAGGAACTCAACAGACACCAGTTCCCACTGGACGCCCACAGATACTTCTAACAGTTCTGCAAGCAAATCAGCATCAGCAGGATTGTCTTCTACTAACAGAATCTTAATCCACATAGCTTAGACGTTTTTGACTGTAAAATTTTTACTCTACCAATCTTAGGTTAAACTTTTTTGCTTTCCCTTGCCATTTTCAACTTTAAAATTATTATTTGGGAACTGTCACCACCACCAGCTACCAATCCTCAATCCATCTCACCAGCTTAGCGACTTGACTAAAATCCACACGATTAGCCATGTAGCACCGGGCTGACAGGGCATAAAACTTGAGCATCTCTTCATCGGCTGCTGAGGTTGTCATAATTACCACCGGAATCATTTTTAACTTTGGTGCTGAATTAATTTAGATCGATATTTACCCACAGTTTTTTTTATACCAAATCAAGTCAAGCAGAATTAAATCGAGATATAAACACGAACAGACAAGCCTGCTTTATTCAATAAATTCATTGCTGATACCCTATCTTCTACTCTTGTGCAAATTGTTAAATTTTGGCTGTCGCCACCTTTTATAAAGTCCATTCAGCCTCGTTGAGCCAATCATGCACCAGCACAATTTCCATAGGTTAAAAATTTTTATAGCGCTCATAAGCCAAGTATCTGTTCGTTTAATTTAGAGGAAGTTTGACGACTGCCAGCCAGAATTCCTCAATTAACCTGACTACTTTAGTAAATTGTACGAAGTCTACTGGTTTTGTTATGTAACAGTTGGCGTGGAGGGAGTATGACTTAAAAATATCTTCGGGAGCTGCTGAAGTGCTGAGAATCACTACAGGAATTAATTTTAAGGTTGGGTCATTTTTAATTTCTTCTAGCACTTCAATACCGCTTTTTTTCGGCAGATGCAAATCGAGCAAAATCAAATCGGGACGAGGTACCCTGAGATAGGGTTCTTTTCGGCGCAAAAACTTAATTGCTTCGACTCCATCCTCCACAAAATGCAAGTTATTCAATATTTTACCCTGACTGAGGACTTCTATTGCCAAATCGGCATCGCTGGGAGAATCCTCAATTAGCAGAATCTCTATAGGTCTAACAGTGCTTCGATCGCTCATAACCGGCGTATCCTTTTGAGTATAAAAACAAAAGTGAACTTTGAGGCTTCAGGTACTAATTATAGGAATAGTGAAGTAAAAAGTCGCTCCTTTTCCCTCTTGAGATTCCACCCAGATGCGGCCGCCGTGGCGTTCAACAATGCGTTTGCACATCGCCAAACCTATGCCAGTACCGGAATATTGGCGGCGTCCGTGCAGGCGCGCAAAAATGATAAAAATGCGATCGGCATACTGCGGATCGATGCCAATGCCGTTATCGCGGACGCTGAACAGCCATTCGCTCTCTTGCCTGCGGGCAGCGATATGAATGAATGGGATATCTTGGCGACAAAATTTGATGCCGTTGCCGATCAAATTTTGGAATAATTGCACCAGTTGAGATTCATCTGCCATCACGGTTGGCATCGCGTCGCAGGTGATTACAGCTTTTCTTTCGGCGATCGCAATTTGCAAATTGCACAAACTTTTCTCGACAGCAGCATTGCAGTCCGCCTGCTCAAACTCCTGACCCCTCGTTCCCAGGCGCGAATACGCCAACAAATCGTTAATTAACTGCTGCATTCTCGTGGCGCCATCGACAATATAATTAATATACTTATCTGCGCGATCGTCCAAATTTCCTTGATAGCGCTGGGCCAGCAATTGAGTGTAACTGGTAACGGCTCGGAGCGGTTCTTGCAAATCGTGGGAAGCAACATAAGCAAATTGTTCTAATTCCTCGTTGGAACGCTTCAAATCTTCTGTAAGTTGCAGCATTTGCTGCTCTGCTTCTTTGCGGCTGGTAATGTTGTAAACCAAGGCGCAACAAGACAGCAGATTCCCCTGGGAGTCCATGACTGGACTGGTAGACATATCAGTCCAAATATCTTTGCCGTCCTTGCGTTTGAATTTAAATTCGTGTTGTTCACCAATACCTTGCCTGCGCCGCTCGACAAGAGCGAGAGCTTGTGGTTTTTCCGGTTCCTCCATGAAATCAAAAAGCGATCGCCCGAACATTTCTAATTCGCTATAGCCGAGCATTCGTGCCATTGCGTGGTTCACGTAAGTTGTGAGACCATTTCTGTCAATTACCCAAATACCTTCTTCTGCTAATTCAACTATTTGCCTGTACTTGAATTCGCTTTCCTGCAACGCTCTTTCCGTTAGTTTTCGCTCGGTGATATCTTTCATAAAACAGTGATGACCGTTAAATATCCCTTGTCCGTCGCAAGCTTTTACCATCGTTAATTGCTTGTAAAAAAACGAGCCATTTTTCCGGACGCCTCTAGCTTCAACTTCTACTTTCCCAGAAATTACCATTTCCTGATAAGCTGAAAGCATCATCTCAATATCGCCCGGATGTACGGTGAGCTGCCATTCCAGCCCAAGCATTTGTTCCGGTTCGTAACCGCATTGATGAGCGTAAGCTCGGTTAACATTCACGTAGCGCCCCTCAATATCCAGCCGCGAAATGCCTTCCATCGCATTTTGCATGGCTGCGGTGAGGTCGCGCAGCTCTTTTTCAGCTTGTTTGCGATCGGTAATATCCTGACCGATACCCAAAAAACCAGTGATATTTCCGTTACTATCAAATAAGGCAGTCACCGACAGCAGTACCGGAAACCGCGAACCATCTTTGCGAATGTAAGTCCATTCATTTTCGTCCGCGATTTCCCGGCACGGCAAGGCAAAAAATACTTGAATTCCCGGCTCTATTTTCACTCCCAATTCTTGAGAAAGAACTTCAGCTCTTTGAGCGACCTCCAGAGGCTCGTGAATTATTGCTATGGTGACTTTTCCGACTACTTCTTCTAGCGAATAACCTAAAAGTTGCTCTGCCGCCCGATTAAATGTTTTAATTGTACCGTCGGGATCTGTAGAAATAATTGTGTAGTTAGCGCTATTAAGAATTGCATTTTGCAGTTGCGTCAATTCCAACAAAGTGAGCGCAATTTTTTCGCGGTAGGCGATTTCTTTTTGCAATTGATGGTTAGAAATTTCGATTTGAGCAGTGCGCTCAGCAACTCGATGCTCCAGAGTTTCATTGAGCAGTCGATTTTCCTCTTCTACCTGCTTGCGTTCTGTAATATCAGTAATAGTACACACATAACTTTTAACCTCCCCATTTTCTCCGATTTGACCGACAGATTGACCGAATACCCAACTGATTTGAGGGTGATTAATGCCTTGAAAGCGGTACTCAGATTTAAACGGCAATTTGTCCTGCGCGGCGCTATACCATTCAGAAAAAACTCGCTCGCGGTCGTCTGGATGAATGCCTTGCAACCACCCTTTACCCAAAGCTTCATCACAGGCAATTCCCGAAATTTTACACCAGCGCTCGTTGACATACAAGCAGTCTCCTCCAGCATCTGCATAAAATATTCCTACCGGCGAAGCTTCAGTTAAAGTTTGATAGCGAGCTTCCGTTTCTCGGCGTTCAATTATTTCTTTTTGCAGTATGGAATCGATCATCCCTAATTGAGTTGGACTCAGGAGAGTTAATGCTTGGGGAACGAAAGGAATTAATGCAAAAGCGGTGTAACCAGAAATCGCGGCGGTAATAATTTTTAGAATGCCAGAAACCCAATAAACAGGATGCCAAAGCGTCCAAACTTCCATTACATGAGTAGTGCCGCAGGAGAGAATAAAGGCTGCAAACAGCCAAAAGATATTGCGAAAGGGCAAGTCTTTTCGCTGAAATATAAAATAAATTAGCGATAGCGGTATTGAATAGTAGGCTAGGGCAATAATAGAGTCTGAAACTATGTGGAGCGCGACTAGCTGTCGCTGCCAAAGGTAACAGTGGCCGTGAGGAATATAATTCCCGGTGAATAACAAATGATTTAAAAAATTCCAAATCATAAACGGAATGGGAAATGGGGAAGGAGTAATTTAACGCAATAACTTATAACTTATCTTAACTCTCTGAAATATACAGTTCTGGAGGCACGGGAGGCTAAAAACCCGGTTGCTTCATAAAGGTCTCGTTGCCAAACCGAATATTGTTGTAGAAACTGGTTTTTCTTCCGTAAGTCTTAATATAGCAATTCTCAATGATTCGCAAGCTGTAGCTAGCTCTAGGTTGGGTATAGCTCATATGTTGCACCATTCTCAATAATTCTTTTATGAACAGGCTTTCCGGCCCGTGAAGCGAGAAAATTCATCTCTCGCTTCACGGGCCGGAAAGCCTGTTGCTGAAAATGGTGCAAGATGTGAGATTTGACGAAGTGAAACCCTATATACAGCGGTTCTCAAGCGTGGTGAGGTATGTCCTATTCCCTATGCCCTATTCCCTATGCCCTATTCCCTATGCCCGAGAGTACCTCATCTTTCGGTCGAAAGGCTATAGCAATCCTCGCATCATTTGTGAATTTCTTACTCCCGAGCGAGCGGCTTCGGGGAGGGTTGGGGTGGGGTAAAAAATTTACGACTCCTGCAAGGATTGCTATATGCCGATTTGAGATTTTAGGATTTTAGCTTTTCCTTCCTTCTTCCTTATCTCCTAGATAACTAAAGCCTTCTTCCATCCATCCGTTACATCTGTTACATCGCAAGAAAGCGAATCCGTAGCCGAACTTCCTTCTGCTATAAAAAATGGGGCGAGCCCGAAGCCCGCCCCACCAAAAATTATGCTGCTGCTATTAACCCAACAGCGCCTGAGCCTTAGCTACCACATTATCAACGGTGTAGCCAAACTTTTCTAAAGCAACGGGGCCCGGTGCAGAAGCGCCGAATCTGTCGATGCTGATGCTATCGCCTTCGGAACCCAAATAACGTCCCCAGCCGAAGCTACAAGCTGCTTCAACGGCCAACCGCTTAGTAACAGCTTTCGGCAGTACCGATTCGCGGTAAGCGGCATCTTGTAAGTCGAACAATTCCCAGCAAGGCATCGAAACTACGCGCACTTTATTACCTGCAGCGCGCAATTTTTCAGCGGCATCAACGCAGAGGTAGGTTTCGCCGCCGGTGCCGATTAAAATGATGTCGGGAGTGCCGCCGTCGTCGGACAAAATGTAAGCGCCTTTGGCCGTTCCTTCGATCGAACTTCCAGCCAAATTGGGCAGATTTTGGCGCGACAAAGCCATTAAAGTTGGGCGAGTGCGGCTTTCAACTGCCACTTTGTAAGCGCCGGATGTTTCATTACCATCAGCAGGGCGCATTACCAACAAATCGGGAATTACGCGCAAAGAAGCGATAGTTTCCACGGGTTGGTGAGTGGGGCCGTCTTCGCCCAAGGCTACGGAGTCGTGAGTCATTACATAAATAACTCCAGCTTCCGAGAGTGCAGAGAGGCGAATTGCGCCCCGCATATAGTCAGCAAATACCAAGAAAGTAGCGCAGTAAGGAATTAAACCGCCGTGGAGGAGCAAGCCGTTGGCGATCGCGCCCATGCCGTGCTCCCGCACGCCAAACCGCAGGTTGCGTCCTTCGTACTGACCTTTTTGGAAGTCTTTTTCACCCTTGAGCAAAGTCATGTTAGAAGATGCCAAGTCAGCGGAACCGCCGATCAATTCAGGTAGCACACCTGCCAAAGCATTCAAACACTTTCCAGAATGATTCCGAGTGGAATCTGCTTTATCTTCCGGCTTGTATGTCGGCAAAACTTTATCCCAACCTTCAGGAAGTTTGCCGGCCACCGTGCGCTCGTATTCTGCTGCTTCTGCAGGATATGCTGCTTTATAAGCATCAAAAGCTGTCTGCCATTCTTGTTCAGCTTGAGCGCCGCGATCGACTGCTTTGCGGAAGTGAGCCAAAGCATCATCGGGAACCACAAACGGTGGGTGTTCCCAATTCAAGAAATCGCGAGTTGCTTGCACTTCATCGCTACCCAAAGCAGCACCGTGAGCGCTGTAAGAATCCCGTTTATTCGGAGAACCGTAACCGATGATCGTGCGGATTTTAATCATCGACGGTTTGTCCGTCACTTTCTTGGATTCTTCAATAGCTTTGTGAACTGCTTCTAAGCTAGTATCTTCGTCAAGATTGGTATTATCTACAGTAACAACGTGCCAGCCGTAGGCTTCAAAACGCTTGCCCACATCTTCAGTAAAGGCTAAATTAGTATTACCTTCAATGGAAATGTGATTGTCATCGTACAAGGCAATTAATTTGCCCAGTCCCAGGTGTCCGGCCAAAGAACAAGCTTCGCCAGAAACACCTTCCATTTGGCAGCCGTCACCCAAAATTACATAGGTGTAGTGGTCAACAATTGTGTGGTCGGGTTTGTTAAACTTAGCAGCGAGGTGAGCTTCTGCCATTGCCAAACCGACGGCATTAGCAATTCCTTGTCCCAGGGGGCCTGTGGTAACTTCTACGCCTTCGGTGACGAAGTTTTCGGGGTGTCCGGGGGTTTTGGATTCCCACTGGCGAAATTGCTTGATGTCGTCGAGGGTGACGCTATCGTAGCCGGTCAAGTACAGGAGGGCGTACTGTAGCATACAGCCGTGGCCGGCGGAGAGGACGAAGCGATCGCGGTTAAACCACTTGGGGTTTTTGGGGTTGAACCGCATGAACCGATCCCACAGCACAAAGGCCATAGGGGCAGCGCCCATCGGCAGTCCCGGGTGTCCTGATTTTGCTTTTTCTACCGCATCGATGGCCAAAAAGCGAATAGAGTTGATGCAGAGTTCTTCGAGTGATTGGGTTGCAACAGCCATAATTCTGGTTTTTATATGTTAAGAGAGAGTGTGTGTGGTCGATTCTGACAGAGGTGCGATGAGCCGAGTTCGATCGCTCGCGTTTCTGCTGTTCAGTTTCTGTGGAACTGCCGTGAGGCTGCACTACATATCATCTCACCAGTTGCGATCGACAGACAACTTAATTTTTTAATGTTTCGGTCGCTTTGTGCAGTCATCGCAAATTGCGATCGGAGATATTTCTGGGGCGAGTGCGGGTCTGTGCGATCGGGCTACGAGAGGGTTTAACTTAATTATTTAGCAAATTGGCTCTCAAAACCACCCTGTTATGATAAAGTTTGGTGTTTCTGACATCTTGCAGCTTTGTCACGAACAGGCAAGATGCCTGTGAAGCGAAGAGTGAATTTTCTTGTGGGGCGTTGCTTTGAGCAACGCCCGATCGCACGATCGCCAGAATAGTGCAAGATGTCAGATATTTGTAATTTTAATCAGGCAATAACTAATGACTCTGAGTGAAGCCGAAGTCCGCAGTCAAAAAGTAGACGAACTGCGATCGCAAGGCATAGAACCGTATCCCAGTGAATCCTACGCGCGATCGCACACAGCCAAGCAAGTTCGCCAAATATTTAGTCAGCCGGGAAAAGAACTCGAAAACGGACAAAGTGACCCCGAAGAAATTCCCCTGCGATTAGCCGGCCGCATCACTTCCAAGCGAGACAGCGGCAAAATTGGTTTCATCGATTTAAAAGACGCCACAGACAAAATTCAACTCAAAATCGAGAAAAAAATAGTAACCGGCGAAGTTGGTTTGAGCTTTGAACAAATTAAAAAATTGCTCGATGTCGGCGATTTTGTCGGCGTCGAAGGTATCGGCTGCCGCACCCCCAGGGGAGAACTTTCTATTTTAGTGAGGGAATTAAAGCTGTTATCAAAAGCTACCATTCAATTTCCCGATGCTTATTACGGAATTAACGACCCCGAAGTTTGCCGCCGTCACCGCGAAATGGATTTGGCAAGCAACCAAGATGCGCTCAACCGTTTTATGCTGCGAAGCCGCATCGTTCAAAGCATCCGTTCCTATCTCTGGCAAGCAAATTTTTACGAAATAGAAACGCCGACACTGCAAGCTATTTACGGCGGTGCTGCTGCCAAGCCATTCATCACTCACCACAATGCTTTAGAGGTGGATTTGTATTTGCGAGTGGCTCCAGAATTATTCTTAAAAAGAGCGATTTGCGGCGGTTTCGAGCGAGTATTTGAACTAGGGAAAGCATTTAGAAATGAGGGCATTGACAGCACCCACAATCCAGAGTTTACCTCTTTAGAAGTTTACCAAGCTTATGCTGATGTCTTCGACATTTTAACAGTTGTCGAAGACGTGATATGTTTCGCAGCGGCTGCTGTATTTGGGGATGTCAAAGAAATTGAAAATCAGGGGGAAACGATTAGTTTAGAACGCAAGTTCGACTACAGCGAAAAATATCCCGGTTTCAGCGGCAAACACTGGCAAGTGAAAACGATGGTAGAAGCTGTCAGAGACGAGTTTGGGCTGGATTTTGACAGTTTGGACTTGGAAAGTGCGATCGACTCTGCAACCAAACTAGAATTGCACCTCTCTAAGTTAGAACAACAGAGTTTAGGCTACGTGCTCTATGCAGTTTTTGACAAGTTAGTTGTTCCCAAACTAATTCAACCTACATTCATCATCGACTACCCTGTTGAAGTCAGTCCCTTAGCAAAAGGACATCGCAGCAAGCCCGGATTTGTAGAACGTTTCGAGCTATTTATCAACGGTACAGAATACTCGAACGGCTTCTCAGAATTGAACGATCCGAAAGAGCAAAGAAAGCGGTTTGAGGAACAGTTAGCGCAGAAAAATGCCGGCGATGACGAAGCGCATCCAATGGATGAAGACTTTATTCAAGCGCTATCTTTGGGAATGCCTAATTGTGCGGGCATGGGCATCGGCGTAGACAGATTGGTGATGCTTTTAACTAATACTCAAAGCATCCGAGATGCCGTCATGTTCCCGACAATGCGGCCGGTCAAAGATTGATTCGTAAGGTTTTGTAGGGGCGGGTTCACGAATAACATTTAATTCCCAAAAACAATATATATAAACCCGCCCTCACCCCACAAATAACCTACATCAACCTTGACTTCGATCGAATGCGAAAAATGTTCATTGCGATTTACCGTTGGGCGGGGGCGGGTTTATTTAAATCATCAATTATTGGCTGATATTGCGGGTGAAACCCGCCCCTACAATTCTGCAAACAATGTGCATTGCTATTGTTTGTTGGGTGGGGCGGGTTTATTTAAATTATTAATTATTGGCTAATATTGTTGGTGAAACCCGCCCCGACAATTATGGGATTTACCGTTGGGCGGGGGCGGGTTTATTTAAATCATCAATTATTGGCTGATATTGGTGGTGAAACCCGCCCCTACAAGCCTGAATTTAACAGATTTAATGTCACCGCATAAACGAACCGACAACACCGTTCAAATCTTCAGCCAAAGGATTTCCCAAAGCCTTAAACTTCCACTCGCCGCCTTCTCGATAAACTTCTCCCATCAACATATTTAATTTTCCTTCATAAGATGGGTCATTTGACAAGCGATAGCGAGCTATTTCTTTCCCGGCGGCATCTACAGCTCTCACGAAAGCATTTTCTACCAGCCCAAAATGCTGTTTTCTCTCTTTCCCATCGTAAATATTAACGCCCAAAATTATTTTGTGATATTGTGCTGGCAAAGAACTCAATTTCACCAATATTTGTTCGTCGTCTCCCTCTCCCTCGCCCGTGAGATTGTCCCCTGAGTGAACAACAGTTTGGTCTTTTGACTCCAAATGAGAGTAATAAATTACATCTTCTTTGTAGTTCTTGATTTTGCCATTTTCTCCCAGCAGCAGAGCGTAGGAATCTAAGTCAAAATTGGCACCGCTGCTTCGGCCGAAAAGACCTTTTTTAGCTTGTGCAACATCCCAGCCCAAAGCCATTGTCAGTCTGGACAAGTCGTATTCGCTTTTGCTGAGAACGATCGATTGTCCTTTTGTCAAGTTGATAGCCATAGTTTTGTGATTTTGTAATGTTTCTGGTGAAGTTGAATGATTGCCCTAAGCTAGCATTTTTTTTTGCTGCAAAAGCTGTTTCTAGGGTAAGAGATTTTTGATTCGTGCTGATTTTACCCAATTTGGATATTCGGCGGTCAACAAATCGTATAATTCCTCATCGGCAATATGTTCCGGGTCTTCTAAACTGAAGAAATCGGCGTTGTCTAGGTAGCGATCGCCCATTTCGTCAAGCTGCTCTAAAAAGCTAAAATCGCTCGCTGCGGCTCTTGCTAACCACCCGCGAACTCCCTTACTTTTGACATCTTTCTGCGACTTGCCGATCGCCATAAACTGCCAAAATATCGGCTCGCGGGACGACCATTGTAGCTGCTGCTTGCTTTCCGATTCGTCTGCCGTTTCTCCATCCGTGACAAACATCACGTAGACAGGTCGATCGGCTTTAATAGGTGCGTACCGCCTGCTACCGCGACCGTCAGGAAAATAGAAGTTTCTAATTTCCTTCATCACTTTACCGTAGTAAGTACCTCCTTCTAAAGGATACTGTTGCAGTATGTGGTGAATGAAGTTTGAGAAATTGTCGATCGACATTTCACCGGGATTGTGGGGGTTGACTCCAAACAGAAATATGTCGATCGATCCGTTGTCATCAAACCGACATCCCAAAGCCAAAATCTTCTCTGCCAAACGCTGAATTTTTCCTGAACTGTATAGGGAAGACATGGAAGCCGAAATATCGAGGCAAAGCGCTACTTGAGCATCGTGATTTGTGAGATTTGCCTTTTTTAGCGAGATATCGGCTTTCTTGGCGAGATTGAAAATGTGCGGCGCTTTCTCCTCAAGCTTTTTGTCTAATGCTATAGCTTTCTGACTTTTGTGGCTATCTTCAATAACTGGTAATTTAGGCAGTTCTACTGTACGTTTTGCTGGTTTTTCTTGCGGTTGAATCTCTGAATGATATTTCTCAACAAAACTCTGCAACCCGGCTTTATATCCTTGTCCTACGGCCTGAAATCTCCAAGCTGCATCTTTTTTATACAACCGTCCGAACTCGACTGCTGTTTCTTCAGAAAAACCTTCTGTTAAATCATAGCGCGCTAGTTCGCTGTCGGTTGCGCGATCGTACAATCGGATAAAAGCATTTCTGATTTGGCTGAAATTTTGATGTTTAGCTTGTGCGTCGTGAATTGTGACCACAAAGACCATTTCCTCAACCGCAGCCGTTACTTTTCCTAAGTCTACATAAATTGTCTCGTCATCTCCTTGAGTTTGACCGGTTTGATTATCTCCCGAATGGGCGATCGCTCCGTCCGGCGACTGCGAGTTATTGTAAAATACAAAGTATCTTTCATCGGGGATTTTGCCATCAGAACCTAATGCAAAAACCGAGGCATCGATATCGCAGCTTTGCTGGTTTGAGTCTGAGAAATTTAGTTCACTTGCTATTTCCCACCCCAGGGCGATCGCAACTTTTGTTAAACTTGGAGTTGTTTTAGAAAGATTGAATCTTTCGCCCTTCTTTAATTGAATTCCCATCTGGTTTATCACCTCATGAGTCTGATTGATTAAAATCGAGGGAAACATTCCTGCTTCCGAATTTCCCCTCGATTTATTTAGATAGGAGCGATCCTCTTCGAGGGCTTCGCTAACGACCTTTTATCAGGCATACTTGTCTACAAAGCTTTGCAAGCCGGAATTGTAACCTTGTCCTACAGCTTGGAACCTCCACTCGCCGTCTTTCTTGTAAAGTCTGCCAAACTCTACCGCTGTCTCCCTAGAAAAATCCTCGTCCAAATCGTACTTCGTTACCTCTGTGTTCGTAGTAGTGTCGTAAATCCTGATAAAAGCATTTCGC of Oscillatoria nigro-viridis PCC 7112 contains these proteins:
- a CDS encoding TerD family protein; amino-acid sequence: MAINLTKGQSIVLSKSEYDLSRLTMALGWDVAQAKKGLFGRSSGANFDLDSYALLLGENGKIKNYKEDVIYYSHLESKDQTVVHSGDNLTGEGEGDDEQILVKLSSLPAQYHKIILGVNIYDGKERKQHFGLVENAFVRAVDAAGKEIARYRLSNDPSYEGKLNMLMGEVYREGGEWKFKALGNPLAEDLNGVVGSFMR
- a CDS encoding TerD family protein, producing MGIQLKKGERFNLSKTTPSLTKVAIALGWEIASELNFSDSNQQSCDIDASVFALGSDGKIPDERYFVFYNNSQSPDGAIAHSGDNQTGQTQGDDETIYVDLGKVTAAVEEMVFVVTIHDAQAKHQNFSQIRNAFIRLYDRATDSELARYDLTEGFSEETAVEFGRLYKKDAAWRFQAVGQGYKAGLQSFVEKYHSEIQPQEKPAKRTVELPKLPVIEDSHKSQKAIALDKKLEEKAPHIFNLAKKADISLKKANLTNHDAQVALCLDISASMSSLYSSGKIQRLAEKILALGCRFDDNGSIDIFLFGVNPHNPGEMSIDNFSNFIHHILQQYPLEGGTYYGKVMKEIRNFYFPDGRGSRRYAPIKADRPVYVMFVTDGETADESESKQQLQWSSREPIFWQFMAIGKSQKDVKSKGVRGWLARAAASDFSFLEQLDEMGDRYLDNADFFSLEDPEHIADEELYDLLTAEYPNWVKSARIKNLLP
- the lysS gene encoding lysine--tRNA ligase, encoding MTLSEAEVRSQKVDELRSQGIEPYPSESYARSHTAKQVRQIFSQPGKELENGQSDPEEIPLRLAGRITSKRDSGKIGFIDLKDATDKIQLKIEKKIVTGEVGLSFEQIKKLLDVGDFVGVEGIGCRTPRGELSILVRELKLLSKATIQFPDAYYGINDPEVCRRHREMDLASNQDALNRFMLRSRIVQSIRSYLWQANFYEIETPTLQAIYGGAAAKPFITHHNALEVDLYLRVAPELFLKRAICGGFERVFELGKAFRNEGIDSTHNPEFTSLEVYQAYADVFDILTVVEDVICFAAAAVFGDVKEIENQGETISLERKFDYSEKYPGFSGKHWQVKTMVEAVRDEFGLDFDSLDLESAIDSATKLELHLSKLEQQSLGYVLYAVFDKLVVPKLIQPTFIIDYPVEVSPLAKGHRSKPGFVERFELFINGTEYSNGFSELNDPKEQRKRFEEQLAQKNAGDDEAHPMDEDFIQALSLGMPNCAGMGIGVDRLVMLLTNTQSIRDAVMFPTMRPVKD